A DNA window from Malus domestica chromosome 12, GDT2T_hap1 contains the following coding sequences:
- the LOC103423416 gene encoding histone H4 produces the protein MTGRGKGGKGLGKGGAKRHRKVLRDNIQGITKPAIRRLARRGGVKRISGLIYEETRGVLKIFLENVIRDAVTYTEHARRKTVTAMDVVYALKRQGRTLYGFGG, from the coding sequence ATGACGGGACGCGGCAAGGGAGGCAAGGGGCTGGGAAAGGGGGGAGCCAAGAGGCACAGGAAGGTGCTGAGGGACAACATCCAGGGCATCACCAAGCCCGCCATCCGCCGTCTGGCTCGCCGTGGTGGCGTCAAGCGTATCAGTGGCCTCATCTACGAGGAGACCCGGGGAGTGCTCAAGATCTTCTTGGAGAATGTGATCCGTGACGCTGTGACCTACACTGAGCACGCCAGGAGGAAGACCGTGACGGCGATGGACGTCGTCTACGCGCTCAAGAGGCAGGGCAGGACTCTCTACGGGTTTGGGGGTTAG
- the LOC114819917 gene encoding uncharacterized protein: MSKNIVKDMQDRGEGNEKKSKAMWDDASVEIFISVCIAETLAGNQTGGHLNRIGWKNVIKKFNDLTQRSYVHKQLKNKWTALKKEWQLWASLVGKETGLGWDPVKQTIIASDEWWEKKVKLVIFQENSEVAKYRNSGLKNVDQLDILFKEGAVTGVGAWAPSQGLMSNNVQKAPTCEQNDGQDMSSSSSDSSNTNNSTDGSDDEFYQLVSASCVTAVSEWLKYVDKEPCRTSSYTGYRWVMEVLNGHPIRCHEQFRMEQHVFKDLLETLKRDYGLKRIGDITLEEALAMFLNTLGHGHTNRMVQERFQRSGETVSRWFGILLDVVSRMATDIICPHDRQFKRVSNKIKDDNRYWPYFKGCIGAIDGTHVPVVVPREMQVPYIGRKGNTTQNVMAVCDFNMCFTFVWAGCEGAAHDSRIFMEALRRPELKFPYPPSGKYYLVDAGYPHMNGYIGPYRGERYHLPEFRRGSHPRGKKEIFNQRHSSLRCTIERTFGVWKNRWTMIRLMRNFPFEKQVQIVVASMALHNFIRKHSMTDQEFQPYDDDDELLPPGHEEDHRDEEIVDENFTHRREMDVERERIANLLISS; encoded by the exons ATGTCTAAGAATATAGTTAAAGATATGCAAGATCGTGGAGAAGGTAACGAAAAAAAGAGCAAGGCAATGTGGGATGATGCAAGTGTTGAGATATTTATAAGTGTTTGTATAGCTGAGACATTAGCCGGAAATCAAACAGGTGGTCATCTTAAtagaattggatggaaaaatgttattaaaaaatttaatgacCTTACTCAAAGGTCATATGTTCAtaaacaactcaagaacaaatgGACTGCACTTAAGAAAGAATGGCAATTGTGGGCATCATTAGTTGGAAAAGAGACTGGCTTAGGATGGGATCCTGTGAAGCAAACTATCATTGCAAGTGATGAGTGGTGGGAGAAAAAAGTGAAG tTGGTCATATTTCAGGAGAATTCTGAAGTTGCAAAATATCGAAATAGTGGATTGAAAAATGTTGACCAACTGGACATTTTGTTTAAAGAAGGAGCTGTTACAGGTGTAGGTGCATGGGCACCCTCACAAGGGTTGATGAGTAATAATGTCCAAAAAGCTCCAACATGCGAACAAAATGACGGTCAAGATATGAGTTCTAGCAGCAGTGATAGTAGCAATACAAACAACTCTACTGATGGAAGTGATGATGAATTTTATCAACTGGTTTCTGCAAGCTGTGTCACGGCTGTCTCTGAATGGTTAAAGTATGTTGACAAAGAACCTTGTAGGACTTCTTCGTATACGGGATATAGATGGGTAATGGAAGTTTTAAATGGTCATCCTATAAGATGCCATGAACAATTTAGGATGGAACAACATGTTTTTAAGGACTTGTTAGAGACTTTGAAGCGTGATTATGGCTTAAAAAGAATTGGAGATATAACCCTAGAAGAAGCATTAGCAATGTTTCTAAACACATTAGGTCATGGGCACACTAATAGGATGGTCCAAGAAAGGTTTCAACGCTCTGGAGAGACTGTTTCTAGGTGGTTTGGGATACTATTAGATGTTGTTTCTCGCATGGCTACTGATATTATATGTCCACATGATCGGCAATTCAAGAGAgtatcaaataaaattaaggaTGACAATCGGTATTGGCCATATTTTAAAGGTTGCATAGGGGCAATTGACGGAACACATGTCCCAGTTGTGGTACCTAGAGAAATGCAAGTGCCATATATAGGTAGAAAAGGAAATACAACTCAAAATGTTATGGCTGTATGTGATTTTAATATGTGTTTCACATTTGTCTGGGCTGGATGTGAGGGTGCTGCTCATGATTCACGTATATTCATGGAGGCCTTGAGAAGACCAGAATTGAAATTTCCTTATCCCCCTTCTG GCAAATATTATTTAGTTGATGCTGGATATCCACATATGAATGGATATATTGGACCTTATAGGGGTGAACGATATCATCTTCCTGAATTTCGACGTGGAAGTCATCCAAGAGGGAAAAAAGAGATATTTAATCAGAGACATTCATCCTTAAGATGCACAATAGAAAGAACTTTTGGTGTTTggaaaaatagatggacaatGATTCGTCTCATGCGTAACTTCCCTTTTGAAAAACAGGTACAAATTGTTGTTGCTTCAATGGCCTTACACAATTTTATTAGGAAGCATTCCATGACAGATCAAGAGTTCCAAccttatgatgatgatgatgagctACTTCCACCTGGACATGAGGAAGATCATAGAGATGAAGAAATTGTTGATGAAAATTTTACTCATAGGCGAGAGATGGATGTTGAACGAGAAAGGATTGCTAATCTTCTTATATCTAGTTAA
- the LOC103439832 gene encoding dolichyl-diphosphooligosaccharide--protein glycosyltransferase subunit 4A-like, with the protein MLQMMDDQDLGFFANFLGIFIFVLVIAYHYVMANPKYEGN; encoded by the coding sequence atgttACAGATGATGGATGATCAGGACCTGGGCTTCTTTGCCAATTTTCTCGGCATCTTCATATTTGTACTGGTAATAGCGTATCATTATGTGATGGCCAACCCAAAATATGAAGGCAACTAA
- the LOC103413764 gene encoding dolichyl-diphosphooligosaccharide--protein glycosyltransferase subunit 4A, with the protein MMDDQDLGFFANFLGIFIFVLVIAYHYVMADPKYEGN; encoded by the coding sequence ATGATGGATGACCAGGACCTGGGCTTCTTTGCCAATTTTCTCGGCATCTTCATATTTGTACTGGTAATAGCGTATCATTATGTGATGGCCGACCCAAAATATGAAGGCAACTAA
- the LOC103414556 gene encoding uncharacterized protein yields MEIMHSQVSKSWRMYAGNASQRLACFVEAISSRDKSGALEFLSRGQSLSKEAAKLLQSISNNLETMVWERPHIKFLKPNYLDSGERLQEIEVPLRGIEIALSSCSSHPVNLIDEDLRRNLQSSEVEVSLRLLQAKYSLPSDATLAPKSYREIFDKPLWAGKPTTNNRENLPAFFLLYCMELLLENQPIAWNPLNTRKPNQQPSDSQNQRRWNFKTVWRNIIPSTRSIIFALKCSLALGLAVLFGLLYNKENGYWSGLAIAFSFVTGRQATFTVTNARVQGMALGSIYGIIWLFIFQRLEKFKLLPLIPWIFFCHFLRHSRMYGQAGGISAAIAALLILGRENHGPPSEFAFARMIEASIGLLCFLLVEIVFYPMRAATLAKNKLSQSMEALRDCIGGVRACLVVLLKESKALPNE; encoded by the exons ATGGAAATAATGCATTCGCAGGTCAGTAAATCATGGCGCATGTATGCCGGAAATGCTTCTCAGAGGTTAGCTTGCTTCGTTGAGGCCATCTCTTCCCGGGACAAGAGCGGAGCGCTCGAATTCCTCTCTCGGGGACAATCTCTCTCCAAAGAAGCAGCTAAGCTTCTTCAAAGCATCAGTAATAATCTG GAAACCATGGTGTGGGAGAGACCACATATCAAATTTCTGAAACCAAATTATCTGGACTCAGGTGAAAGGTTGCaagaaattgaggttccactgAGGGGGATCGAAATAGCTTTATCTAGTTGCTCTTCACATCCTGTAAACCTAATTGATGAAGACCTAAGACGCAATTTACAAAGTTCAGAAGTAGAGGTTAGCCTAAGGCTTCTGCAAGCTAAGTACTCTTTGCCTTCCGATGCAACATTGGCTCCGAAGTCATACAGAGAAATCTTCGACAAGCCACTTTGGGCCGGAAAACCCACCACCAATAACCGTGAGAATCTTCCGGCTTTTTTCCTCTTGTACTGCATGGAACTCCTCCTAGAAAACCAACCCATTGCCTGGAATCCTCTAAACACTAGGAAACCTAACCAACAACCCAGTGATTCGCAAAATCAACGGCGGTGGAACTTCAAAACTGTTTGGAGAAACATAATCCCAAGTACCAGGAGTATAATTTTTGCTCTCAAGTGCTCACTTGCATTAGGCCTTGCTGTGTTATTCGGCTTGTTGTATAACAAGGAAAACGGGTACTGGTCAGGCCTCGCCATTGCCTTCAGCTTTGTAACAGGACGGCAAGCAACATTCACAGTTACAAATGCTCGAGTTCAAGGAATGGCACTGGGATCGATCTATGGAATCATATGGTTATTTATTTTCCAAAGACTTGAGAAATTCAAGCTCTTACCACTCATACCTTGGATCTTTTTCTGCCATTTTCTTAGGCATAGCAGGATGTATGGCCAAGCTGGTGGGATCTCGGCAGCCATTGCAGCATTACTTATCTTGGGTAGGGAAAACCATGGTCCTCCAAGTGAATTTGCATTTGCAAGAATGATAGAGGCATCCATTGGACTACTTTGTTTCCTTTTAGTAGAGATTGTCTTTTATCCGATGAGAGCAGCGACCCTAGCGAAAAATAAGCTCTCGCAAAGCATGGAGGCGCTTCGAGATTGTATAGGAGGAGTAAGGGCTTGTTTGGTTGTGCTTTTGAAAGAGTCAAAAGCGCTTCCTAATGAGTAA